From the genome of Mucilaginibacter paludis DSM 18603:
ACATCCGGTTAAAGCATGGATTATTCTAAACCAACCTTATTGGTCATCTCAGGCCCGAATGGTGCCGGTAAGTCAACATTTATTACTTCGTTACTGCCCGAAGAATTTGACGGCATCTACTCATTTGACCGAGACAAGACAAGGATGCATTTTGAACTGGAATTAAGCGGGAAGGGGCTGGCGGCAGATGAACTGACGGCCAGCGCGACCCGTTTAATGGAAGCCAGTCTTGAAGAGTCAATGGATAGAGCTATTGCATTAAGAAATCATTTTGTATTGGAAACACCCTTATCTCATCCGGATTACTGGCGCTACATTGATCGCTTTGAACGGAATGGGTACCAGCTTCAGCTAAATTATCTTTGTTTGGATAATATTCGTGCCTGTAAATTCCGTGTTGAACAACGTGTATGTGAAGGTGGACATCATGTAGATGCACGGACAATCAAAGGCGTATATGAAATGAATCTCCAGCATATTAATGAATACAGGGACACCTTCAAAGTTATCGATTTATATGACGGTATGATCGTCCCAGTTTTGCTTGCTAAAATTGAAGACGGCCAGGTATTGATGGCAAAACAACAAGCTTTAAAAAAGCAATGGATTAAAAACGGCCTGCCAGCGATTGCAACTTCTGCCATCCTATAGCAATGGGATCGATATCTACGGCACTTTTAATAAAAAGGTGGCGCAGGTGCTGACGATCAATTATCAGCCTGCCTTCTCATGGAACCGTGTTCAGTTTAAGGATGATGATGTGAATTCCGCGTATCAGACCTTTCGGCTCGACAGCCGTCTTAACCTGGATTTTAATCTTTCCAAATCCATGCTGGTGGAGATTGCCGCGCGGCAAAGCTTTACCCAGCAATCGGATTTCGGGTCAAGGAAATACCTGTTTTGCGATTTGAATGTGAAAAAAAACCTTAAAAAGAATCGCCTCGATCTCAGTCTGGATATAACTAATATCTTTAACGTAAAGGACTATACGTTCTATTATTCGCAAACCAATCAACTGCTGGTCAACCATTACGAGATCAGGGGACGAATGGCGATTTTGAGAGTGGAGAGCTATTTTTAAAGGTTGCGGGTAGGCTGGTATACTAAAACTAATGATCATTGGTAAAACAAACAAGTTCCTTGCGTACCAAAAGCGGTTCATTACAACACCGCATATAGGAAGGCGGACACAATATAAACTATAGGACGATAAAAGGCCTTTAGCAAATGAACCTGCGCCACATCAATGATTATAACGACACTTTCGGCATCGTCGAACTTTATGATGGAATGGTTACAAAAATCCTATAGGAAAACTGTTCACTTTCTTTGACCACCGTGGAAAGATTATCGGCGTACTTAAAGACTTTCATTTTCAATCGTTGCACGCCACCCCCCCCCCCGATACAGCCTTAATACTTGCCTTTACAGGTTAGCATATTACGTGGGATGGCGGCACTTATGACCTTAACCATTGCATTAGTCACCGTCAGTTACCAGGCGCTTAAAGCAGCCTTAATCAATCCTGTCAAAA
Proteins encoded in this window:
- a CDS encoding zeta toxin family protein: MDYSKPTLLVISGPNGAGKSTFITSLLPEEFDGIYSFDRDKTRMHFELELSGKGLAADELTASATRLMEASLEESMDRAIALRNHFVLETPLSHPDYWRYIDRFERNGYQLQLNYLCLDNIRACKFRVEQRVCEGGHHVDARTIKGVYEMNLQHINEYRDTFKVIDLYDGMIVPVLLAKIEDGQVLMAKQQALKKQWIKNGLPAIATSAIL
- a CDS encoding outer membrane beta-barrel protein; translation: MQLLPSYSNGIDIYGTFNKKVAQVLTINYQPAFSWNRVQFKDDDVNSAYQTFRLDSRLNLDFNLSKSMLVEIAARQSFTQQSDFGSRKYLFCDLNVKKNLKKNRLDLSLDITNIFNVKDYTFYYSQTNQLLVNHYEIRGRMAILRVESYF